In a single window of the Chitinivibrio alkaliphilus ACht1 genome:
- a CDS encoding adenylate/guanylate cyclase domain-containing protein — protein sequence MTKKGMPKEHRPQSQKYKLLWGGLVFSFAFVALLFRIPTVAVQEWRVYDFWTRNEHGGDVSSSVAVVGIDEDFFETLGFTWPLRKDVYARILMMLEEYGATVTALDIIFIDEMIHDDDALFLQYLAASPSVIPGFGFVVRQSDGGRGVIPGQQHRFMERFSHGDGEIYFDDRSVRRVQRPYDAVGDVVQRMGFINRAVPMPDGVDRKMPVLLSANSRVYASLALEAVLAYTDHTLSYDLDKSKLHLSDDTISLDAEYGITVNFSDSLPFYSLSSLYRGYNAYLRGDTDSLPQLLDKAIVFVGSAAETVGDLGLTPLSQRYSSGRSPIVQLHAQTAHTLLEGDPVVDLGFRAASILSFGALLLLYGIFLFLSKKFLFICIPLLFISLYMGAYFLYLENVFLPMVQAFVSVAIFTGIGIIVDYLEDNREYKYLTSLFKTYLSPQYIEEMARTHTIPKLGGESVYGTAFFTDIEKFSTFSEKFDNPQDLVAVLNTYFSKMTNILLENKGTLDRYSGDAIIAFFGAPQRIPQNAFHACKAACQMQRALRELEVLWQKDPDISQKITSMRTRIGINTGNFVTGNIGCDIRMNYTMIGDSVNLAARLESAAKQYGVSVLVGETTREDAGDSFFFRWVDTITVVGKKQPVRVYELMGEKEVCETEEQTQINDLINVYESALQKYTEGDFSTALEEFRRSCEREISPGMSPSTVMVKRTEYLCVHPPSQWNGVFSLTQK from the coding sequence ATGACAAAAAAAGGGATGCCCAAAGAGCATAGACCACAATCACAAAAATATAAGCTGCTTTGGGGTGGTCTCGTTTTTTCATTTGCCTTTGTGGCACTTCTGTTTCGTATCCCCACTGTGGCAGTGCAAGAGTGGCGTGTATACGATTTCTGGACTCGGAATGAACATGGAGGAGATGTTTCATCTTCTGTTGCGGTTGTCGGTATAGACGAAGATTTTTTTGAAACTCTCGGATTTACATGGCCCCTGCGGAAAGATGTATATGCTCGTATTCTCATGATGCTTGAGGAGTATGGCGCTACTGTTACAGCCCTCGATATCATTTTTATTGACGAGATGATCCATGACGATGATGCACTCTTCCTACAATACCTTGCTGCTTCTCCTTCCGTAATTCCCGGGTTTGGCTTTGTCGTTCGACAAAGCGACGGGGGACGGGGAGTTATTCCGGGACAACAACATCGCTTTATGGAACGATTTTCGCACGGAGATGGAGAAATCTATTTTGATGACCGGTCTGTGCGGCGAGTACAGCGTCCCTATGATGCTGTGGGTGATGTGGTTCAGCGTATGGGCTTTATTAATAGGGCCGTGCCTATGCCCGATGGGGTTGACCGAAAGATGCCCGTACTGCTCTCGGCAAATTCACGGGTCTATGCTTCCCTTGCTCTTGAGGCAGTTCTTGCGTACACAGACCATACGCTCTCCTATGATCTTGATAAATCAAAACTCCACCTCAGTGATGATACTATCTCTCTTGATGCGGAGTATGGCATTACGGTAAACTTCTCTGATTCGCTTCCCTTTTACTCTTTGAGTAGTCTCTATCGAGGCTATAATGCATATCTGCGTGGGGATACCGATTCGCTTCCGCAATTGTTGGACAAGGCAATTGTCTTTGTTGGGAGTGCTGCAGAAACCGTGGGAGATTTGGGATTGACACCTCTTTCTCAACGGTACAGCAGCGGACGATCTCCTATCGTGCAGCTACATGCTCAAACAGCCCACACATTGCTCGAAGGGGATCCCGTAGTAGACCTCGGTTTTAGAGCTGCTTCTATACTCTCCTTTGGAGCGCTCCTGTTGTTGTACGGTATATTTCTATTTCTTTCAAAGAAGTTTTTGTTTATATGCATTCCCCTTCTGTTTATTTCTCTTTATATGGGGGCGTATTTCCTGTATCTTGAAAATGTTTTTCTTCCCATGGTCCAGGCATTCGTCTCCGTAGCAATTTTTACAGGAATTGGGATTATTGTGGATTATCTTGAAGATAATCGGGAATACAAATATTTAACCTCTCTTTTTAAGACCTATCTTTCTCCCCAATACATTGAGGAAATGGCGCGTACCCATACAATACCCAAACTGGGCGGAGAGTCTGTATATGGTACTGCTTTTTTTACTGATATTGAGAAGTTTTCTACTTTTTCAGAGAAATTTGATAATCCCCAGGATCTTGTGGCAGTTCTTAATACGTATTTTTCGAAAATGACCAATATTCTTCTTGAGAATAAGGGCACCCTTGATCGATACAGTGGTGATGCAATTATTGCGTTTTTTGGTGCTCCACAGCGTATTCCACAGAATGCGTTTCATGCCTGCAAAGCTGCGTGCCAAATGCAACGTGCGTTACGAGAATTGGAAGTGCTGTGGCAAAAAGATCCTGATATATCTCAAAAAATCACATCTATGAGAACCCGTATCGGTATCAATACGGGTAATTTTGTCACGGGAAATATTGGGTGTGATATACGAATGAATTATACCATGATTGGCGACAGCGTAAATCTTGCTGCTCGCCTTGAGTCCGCTGCAAAGCAGTATGGGGTTTCCGTTCTTGTGGGAGAAACCACTCGTGAAGATGCGGGAGACTCTTTCTTTTTTCGTTGGGTTGACACGATCACCGTAGTAGGAAAAAAGCAGCCGGTGCGGGTGTATGAACTCATGGGGGAGAAAGAGGTGTGTGAGACGGAAGAACAGACGCAGATAAACGACCTTATCAATGTGTATGAATCAGCTCTTCAGAAGTATACAGAGGGGGATTTTTCCACAGCCTTGGAAGAGTTTCGTCGTAGTTGCGAGAGGGAAATTTCTCCTGGGATGAGTCCATCCACAGTTATGGTGAAGCGAACGGAGTATTTATGTGTCCATCCCCCTTCACAGTGGAATGGAGTCTTCTCTCTGACTCAAAAGTGA
- a CDS encoding N-acetylmuramoyl-L-alanine amidase: MHCIPTYLSKDSSYPYKNTSLGEVLQQKGINALWEERGTAIDTLVIHAISAIERTKTSPHDREEILSLFLEYEVSAHYLILRNGVCHALVPEEKKAWHCGKSIMPPPDNRHGVNAFSIGIELVGGEPGKPFTPAQYNSLVPLIKDICSRHSIQKILGHEDIAGSRAIKMGIRPDEKKDPGPNFNWKLLHGITSLLSQREDSIPL, from the coding sequence ATGCATTGTATTCCAACCTATTTATCGAAAGATTCATCCTATCCATACAAAAATACCTCCTTGGGAGAAGTCCTGCAACAAAAAGGTATAAATGCACTTTGGGAAGAACGGGGCACGGCCATTGATACCCTTGTGATACATGCCATTAGTGCCATAGAACGGACAAAAACAAGCCCCCACGACCGAGAAGAAATTCTATCCCTCTTTCTTGAGTATGAGGTGAGCGCACACTATCTCATACTCCGCAACGGTGTGTGCCATGCCTTAGTACCGGAAGAGAAAAAAGCGTGGCATTGTGGAAAATCAATCATGCCTCCGCCAGACAATCGGCACGGGGTAAATGCCTTTAGTATTGGTATTGAGCTGGTAGGAGGAGAACCAGGAAAACCGTTCACCCCCGCTCAATACAACAGCCTTGTGCCACTTATAAAAGATATCTGTTCGCGCCACTCCATTCAAAAGATACTCGGCCATGAAGACATTGCAGGAAGCCGAGCCATAAAAATGGGTATCCGCCCAGATGAAAAGAAGGACCCCGGACCGAATTTTAACTGGAAACTTCTACATGGTATCACATCACTTTTGAGTCAGAGAGAAGACTCCATTCCACTGTGA
- a CDS encoding SDR family oxidoreductase, translating to MHESLPEKQTVLVTGAGRRLGFYATTALLKKGYRVIANYRTTSQQLFAWLQDHPEYTSFLIPCQADLQNEFDCILDAVDSYATSLVGCIHSASQFYPASLFDEDSFESLYDIHCRISIRLGKLLYTKTASPTFLIPMIDAQIEGLNQTYQAYRVSKLFLKELIRQLAYTGAPRVRVNGLSPGTILPPLHESRESFSGAQKKELIPRSATVEEFLNALFYLITAESVTGQILHVDGGSHCL from the coding sequence ATGCATGAATCACTCCCGGAAAAGCAGACTGTCTTAGTTACCGGAGCAGGGCGGCGCCTCGGATTTTATGCAACCACGGCTCTTTTAAAAAAAGGGTATCGTGTTATTGCAAATTATCGTACCACCTCGCAACAGCTTTTTGCATGGCTACAGGACCATCCCGAATATACATCATTTCTGATTCCGTGTCAGGCAGACCTCCAAAACGAATTTGATTGTATCTTAGATGCTGTAGATTCCTATGCCACTTCTCTCGTTGGATGTATTCATTCTGCTTCTCAATTTTATCCTGCCTCACTTTTTGATGAGGATTCTTTTGAATCGTTATATGATATTCACTGTCGTATCTCGATTAGACTGGGAAAATTACTGTATACGAAAACTGCTTCTCCCACATTTTTGATTCCCATGATCGATGCGCAGATAGAAGGTTTGAACCAGACTTATCAAGCCTATCGTGTGAGTAAGCTCTTTTTAAAAGAACTTATCCGCCAGCTTGCCTATACCGGTGCACCTCGAGTGCGAGTAAATGGACTTTCTCCCGGAACAATACTTCCGCCTCTCCATGAATCGAGAGAAAGTTTTTCCGGAGCACAGAAAAAGGAGCTCATTCCTCGTTCTGCCACAGTGGAAGAGTTTCTCAATGCTCTCTTTTATCTTATTACAGCAGAATCAGTTACGGGGCAAATTCTTCATGTTGATGGAGGTTCTCATTGTCTATAA
- a CDS encoding TrmH family RNA methyltransferase, with amino-acid sequence MSIKPRPLKWYARLQQGKYRRAEGVFLAEGARVVRQLIDAGCVPEEILYTEGAGDIPLLQECGRNLSQSQMSKIATTATPPRVMAVFSAGSTYTATLPETPGNRILYMEDVQDPGNVGTLIRSAAAFGFSGVILTDGGADPLSTKVVRSAAGALGSLWIRRSSHTQEQIETLRRGGYHHVVLDFHGEAAPSLQTPCVVSVGNEGQGVSPGLRKSADTVYTIPYESDRVESLNAAVATSILMNKLYEL; translated from the coding sequence TTGTCTATAAAACCACGTCCCTTGAAATGGTATGCACGTTTGCAGCAGGGGAAGTATCGGCGTGCAGAGGGGGTGTTCCTTGCTGAAGGAGCGCGAGTTGTTCGACAATTAATAGATGCTGGTTGTGTTCCCGAAGAGATTTTGTATACAGAAGGAGCGGGAGATATTCCTTTGTTACAGGAGTGTGGGCGTAATCTTTCTCAATCGCAAATGAGCAAGATTGCTACGACTGCAACGCCGCCGCGAGTAATGGCTGTTTTTTCTGCGGGGAGTACTTATACTGCAACGTTGCCTGAAACTCCGGGGAATCGTATTCTTTATATGGAAGATGTTCAGGATCCGGGTAATGTGGGAACGCTTATTCGGAGTGCTGCTGCGTTCGGATTCTCAGGGGTGATATTAACTGATGGCGGGGCTGACCCTCTTTCAACAAAGGTTGTTCGGTCTGCCGCGGGGGCATTGGGATCTCTTTGGATCCGACGTTCTTCTCATACCCAAGAACAAATAGAGACCCTGCGCCGTGGTGGATATCATCATGTGGTCCTTGACTTTCATGGGGAAGCAGCTCCATCACTGCAAACCCCCTGTGTGGTCTCTGTTGGGAATGAAGGACAGGGTGTTTCCCCAGGATTGCGAAAAAGTGCAGATACTGTATATACTATCCCCTACGAATCAGATCGGGTTGAGTCGCTTAATGCCGCAGTTGCCACCTCGATACTTATGAATAAATTATACGAGTTATAA
- a CDS encoding response regulator, whose product MRTLIIEDDFSSRILMHKMLSPYGEVHVAENGREALGILKDIHVPSDWYDLICLDIMMPEMDGHTTLENIRSLEDSLSLRPGDRAKIIMTTALSDSESVVGAFKKNCDSYIVKPVERAKLLKQLRKLSLL is encoded by the coding sequence ATGAGAACCTTAATAATTGAAGATGATTTCAGCTCTCGCATTCTTATGCACAAAATGCTTTCACCCTATGGGGAGGTTCATGTTGCGGAGAATGGCCGTGAGGCCCTCGGTATTCTTAAAGATATACATGTTCCCAGCGACTGGTATGATCTTATCTGCCTTGACATTATGATGCCTGAAATGGATGGCCATACAACCCTTGAAAATATCCGTAGTCTTGAGGATTCTCTTTCCTTGCGTCCTGGTGATCGTGCAAAAATTATTATGACCACAGCCCTCTCAGATAGTGAGAGCGTGGTTGGGGCGTTTAAAAAGAATTGTGATTCTTACATTGTCAAACCAGTTGAACGAGCAAAGCTATTAAAGCAGCTTCGCAAGCTCTCCCTACTCTAA
- a CDS encoding DUF4914 family protein, whose protein sequence is MALSALPPHVKVKDEVRDILENCKSVTYAVNTKELVELATRDAREDGWHYVEYDVPGKGRVLEAKACQVKNGVSANYVDPYMRRRDPNAMVIADTLPTDKVTHQERFNTDFSSIRTETFEWLKQQDLAVFFFHSGVKECGYPSMVIAPANAGFFALGLSQLQGIIDIEKETDEFDIRGILFIAPPFRHTHYDGKQVVVHNRSEVYHEIFSFNLYPGPSAKKGVYSILLHFGQLENWLTAHASSVRVSTPYGNKTVVMHEGASGGGKSEMLEHIHRNHDGSIIFGTNSVTGERKKVVLPEVCSLEPNTDDMTLCLNHHQKNDGKLYITDAESGWFIRTDHITHYGCDPDIEAMTISPKEPLLFLNIDAQPNGTALVWDHIEDEPGKKCPNPRYVYPRHLSDSVVKEPVAVDVRSFGLRAPVCTKDFPTYGIVGLFHVLPPAIAWLWRLVAPRGFGNPSIVDEAGMQSEGVGSFWPFVTGKRVRYANLLLDQVKAYTKTKYVLIPNQHIGAWEVKFNSEWISREYLARRSGSAITRDEVVPSRCPLLGYSMKEVNLEGQTFGKELLRVETQPEVGEAAYDIGAEKLVNFFKEQLELYRHEDALDPLGKKIIEAVFQDASVAEYDALMDGACLE, encoded by the coding sequence ATGGCCCTATCAGCCTTACCCCCGCACGTTAAGGTCAAGGATGAAGTTCGCGATATCCTTGAGAATTGCAAAAGCGTAACTTATGCTGTAAATACGAAAGAACTGGTTGAACTTGCCACAAGAGACGCCCGTGAAGACGGGTGGCACTATGTGGAGTATGATGTTCCTGGGAAAGGGCGTGTTCTTGAGGCGAAAGCATGTCAGGTGAAAAACGGTGTTTCTGCAAACTACGTTGACCCGTACATGCGTCGTCGTGACCCCAATGCCATGGTTATTGCAGATACTCTTCCTACCGATAAAGTGACGCATCAGGAGCGTTTTAATACTGACTTTTCTTCTATCCGTACCGAAACTTTTGAATGGCTTAAGCAACAAGATCTTGCAGTATTCTTCTTTCATTCCGGTGTGAAAGAGTGTGGATATCCTTCCATGGTGATAGCACCAGCAAATGCGGGTTTTTTCGCCCTTGGTCTGTCACAGCTCCAGGGAATTATTGATATCGAAAAAGAAACAGATGAGTTTGATATTCGGGGCATTCTCTTTATTGCTCCTCCTTTTCGTCACACCCATTACGATGGAAAGCAGGTTGTCGTTCACAATCGCTCTGAGGTATACCATGAAATTTTTAGCTTTAATCTCTATCCAGGGCCAAGTGCTAAAAAAGGTGTCTACTCGATTCTTCTTCACTTTGGACAGCTTGAAAACTGGCTGACAGCCCATGCATCTTCTGTTCGGGTTTCAACGCCCTATGGCAATAAAACGGTAGTTATGCATGAAGGTGCTTCCGGTGGTGGAAAAAGCGAGATGCTGGAGCACATTCATCGTAACCATGATGGAAGTATTATCTTTGGAACAAATAGTGTGACCGGTGAGCGGAAGAAAGTTGTTCTGCCAGAAGTGTGTTCTCTTGAACCAAATACCGATGATATGACACTCTGCCTAAACCATCATCAAAAAAATGACGGTAAGTTATATATTACTGATGCTGAATCAGGCTGGTTTATCCGTACAGATCATATTACTCATTACGGGTGTGATCCCGATATTGAGGCTATGACAATCTCTCCCAAAGAACCTCTCTTATTCCTTAATATTGATGCTCAACCCAATGGAACAGCCCTTGTATGGGATCATATCGAGGATGAGCCGGGAAAAAAATGCCCCAATCCTCGGTACGTGTATCCTCGTCATTTGTCAGACTCCGTTGTAAAAGAACCTGTTGCTGTTGACGTAAGAAGCTTTGGCCTTCGTGCTCCTGTATGTACAAAAGATTTTCCAACCTATGGTATTGTTGGGCTCTTTCATGTGCTTCCGCCGGCTATTGCATGGTTATGGCGCCTTGTTGCGCCACGTGGATTCGGTAACCCCAGTATTGTCGATGAAGCAGGTATGCAATCTGAGGGCGTCGGTTCATTTTGGCCCTTTGTTACGGGGAAACGAGTACGTTATGCAAACCTTCTCCTTGATCAGGTAAAGGCATATACGAAAACAAAGTATGTTCTTATTCCGAACCAGCATATTGGAGCGTGGGAAGTTAAATTTAACTCTGAATGGATTTCCCGTGAGTACCTTGCTCGTCGCAGTGGTAGTGCTATTACACGTGATGAGGTTGTTCCTTCACGGTGCCCCCTTCTTGGGTATAGCATGAAAGAAGTAAATCTTGAAGGACAAACTTTCGGCAAAGAGTTGCTTCGTGTAGAAACACAGCCGGAAGTTGGTGAGGCTGCGTATGATATCGGTGCGGAGAAACTGGTGAATTTTTTCAAAGAGCAGCTTGAATTGTATCGTCACGAAGATGCTCTTGACCCTCTTGGAAAGAAAATTATTGAGGCGGTTTTTCAAGATGCTTCCGTTGCTGAATATGATGCTCTTATGGACGGTGCATGTCTTGAGTAG
- a CDS encoding hybrid sensor histidine kinase/response regulator gives MHTHEAHTSDDSTAQLAFLSNIGHELRTPMNSILGFIQLVLRDERLSSDLGGYLEQAQDSADKLLHMIDTLLDLSKLQARVVTLENRPLDINYIIETVRNSYEGYGGDEVVLQVIKNNYDRFFLGDAVRIEQIVSEIVGNAFKFTPKGAITVYLESRDHPEKKGWSYLTINVNDTGIGVREKDMALIFKPFSQVDNSSTRRFGGIGSGLSIVSELLSLMDGSIRFSSEYEEGSAVSIQIPLEKSDASQIEQHESEVLSAIHAESSRSYKILVVDDVSLNLELARANLEKFGHTILLAQSGIEAIELYENHVPELIFMDLHMPLMNGAETVRYLHDIAEDKRTSPFIIAMTASIIKEEYADLTNQGFDYVISKPLDYPKLVRKLETILPGELSGLSQEKLHDRSHAESKVSEYLHHDRRTLERLIQKQFESYNPDEILPYLSALAQKMPECNFSLVKKALRVYNFDEAYELYRQEIGKK, from the coding sequence ATGCATACTCATGAGGCACATACAAGTGATGACAGTACGGCGCAGTTAGCTTTTTTATCAAATATCGGTCATGAGCTTCGTACTCCCATGAATTCAATTCTTGGATTTATACAGCTTGTCTTGCGTGATGAGCGTCTTTCTTCCGATTTGGGTGGATATCTGGAACAGGCACAAGATTCTGCGGATAAACTGCTCCATATGATCGATACCCTTCTTGATTTATCAAAGCTGCAGGCCCGTGTGGTTACACTGGAAAATCGTCCCCTTGATATTAATTATATTATTGAAACCGTTCGCAATAGTTACGAGGGCTATGGAGGTGATGAAGTTGTTCTCCAGGTGATAAAAAATAACTATGATCGTTTCTTTTTGGGTGATGCTGTGCGGATAGAACAGATTGTGAGCGAAATAGTGGGGAATGCCTTTAAATTTACGCCGAAAGGCGCAATTACGGTATATCTAGAAAGTAGAGATCACCCTGAAAAAAAAGGATGGTCCTATCTCACTATCAATGTGAATGATACAGGGATTGGGGTCCGTGAAAAGGATATGGCCTTAATATTCAAACCCTTTTCTCAGGTGGATAACTCTTCTACACGGCGTTTTGGCGGTATCGGGAGCGGCCTGAGTATTGTTTCAGAACTCCTTTCTCTCATGGATGGTTCCATACGCTTTTCCAGCGAGTATGAAGAGGGGAGCGCTGTCTCTATCCAGATACCCCTTGAAAAAAGTGATGCCTCACAGATTGAACAGCATGAATCAGAAGTTCTTTCAGCAATACACGCAGAATCGAGTCGATCGTATAAAATTCTCGTGGTTGATGATGTATCCTTGAATCTTGAACTAGCCCGTGCTAATCTTGAGAAATTTGGTCATACAATACTCTTAGCACAAAGCGGGATAGAAGCAATTGAGCTGTATGAAAATCATGTGCCTGAGCTTATTTTCATGGACTTACATATGCCTTTAATGAATGGAGCGGAGACGGTTCGTTATCTCCATGATATTGCAGAAGATAAAAGGACGAGTCCTTTTATTATCGCCATGACTGCAAGTATCATTAAAGAAGAGTATGCAGATTTGACAAATCAGGGGTTTGATTACGTGATTTCTAAACCGTTGGACTATCCAAAACTTGTGCGAAAGCTGGAAACAATATTACCCGGTGAGTTGTCGGGGCTTTCTCAAGAGAAATTACATGATCGTTCTCATGCAGAGTCAAAAGTGTCGGAATATCTTCATCATGATCGTCGAACTTTGGAACGGCTCATTCAAAAGCAATTTGAATCATATAATCCTGATGAAATACTTCCATATCTGTCAGCGTTGGCACAAAAAATGCCTGAATGTAATTTTTCTCTGGTAAAAAAGGCGTTACGTGTGTATAATTTCGACGAAGCCTATGAACTATATCGTCAAGAAATCGGGAAAAAATAG
- a CDS encoding HD-GYP domain-containing protein: MYKILVVDDEPANLNLIQNMLRDEYRLSFATSGKKALDIARKIKPDLILLDVMMPDLNGYETCKRLKASESTAKIPVIFLTALKDSDSEIQGFEAGAVDFIKKPITSRILVEKRIKTHIMLYNQQLKCEKAIRERTRELNISNKAAVAMLANAGHYNDTDTGVHVWRMGAYSSAIARASGWDIDDANILELAASMHDTGKIGISDTIIRKPARLSTDEFAVMKEHATIGYDILHVKRAQSKLFAMAADIAISHHEKWDGSGYPRGLSGEDIPESARIAAIADVFDALTMKRPYKDAWPLDKAFDLIKHDRGTHFDPRLVDIFFSIKDEILTIKVEWDDKERDEQYEWFFDELNKISS; the protein is encoded by the coding sequence ATGTATAAAATTTTAGTAGTTGACGATGAACCGGCAAATCTGAATCTTATTCAAAATATGTTGCGGGATGAGTATCGTCTCTCCTTTGCGACGTCCGGGAAAAAAGCCTTAGATATTGCTCGAAAAATCAAGCCTGATTTAATCCTATTAGATGTTATGATGCCCGATCTCAATGGCTATGAGACGTGTAAGCGCCTTAAAGCGTCGGAGAGTACGGCAAAGATACCGGTTATCTTCTTGACAGCCTTGAAAGATTCTGATAGCGAGATACAAGGTTTTGAGGCTGGGGCGGTCGATTTTATCAAAAAGCCCATTACATCCCGTATTTTGGTTGAGAAACGAATAAAAACCCATATTATGCTGTATAATCAGCAGCTCAAATGCGAGAAAGCAATACGCGAGAGAACACGAGAATTGAATATCAGCAACAAAGCTGCCGTGGCCATGCTTGCAAATGCCGGGCATTATAACGATACTGATACGGGGGTGCATGTTTGGCGGATGGGTGCATACTCCAGTGCAATAGCTCGTGCCTCCGGTTGGGATATTGATGATGCAAATATCCTCGAATTGGCTGCGTCCATGCATGATACCGGAAAGATTGGTATTTCCGACACAATTATTCGTAAGCCTGCGCGACTTTCCACGGATGAGTTTGCGGTTATGAAAGAGCATGCCACCATTGGATATGATATTTTGCATGTAAAACGAGCTCAGTCAAAACTCTTTGCTATGGCAGCGGATATTGCTATCAGTCATCATGAGAAGTGGGATGGGAGTGGCTATCCACGAGGACTTTCGGGAGAAGATATTCCTGAATCTGCTCGTATTGCAGCTATTGCAGATGTCTTTGATGCCCTCACAATGAAACGTCCCTATAAAGATGCATGGCCTCTTGATAAGGCCTTTGATCTGATCAAACATGATCGAGGAACACATTTTGATCCCCGTCTCGTTGATATCTTTTTCTCTATCAAAGATGAAATTCTTACTATAAAAGTTGAATGGGATGATAAGGAGCGGGATGAACAGTATGAATGGTTCTTTGATGAGCTGAACAAGATAAGTTCTTAA
- a CDS encoding WbuC family cupin fold metalloprotein, translated as MNDIFPKGIHPALEERLLRDSRNSHRRRSHYEIHDSLQDSTQRFLNIMQRDSYIPPHTHTSPGAWELFTLCRGAAEVLLFFDETSTISQRISLRSQRMPYFCEIPAGIAHSVYAQEDDTILLEIKPGPYTPKTRADQCAWAPSEESPQAKKFLQWLKTATIGDSY; from the coding sequence ATGAACGACATATTCCCTAAGGGTATACACCCTGCATTAGAAGAACGACTCCTGCGCGATTCGCGAAACTCTCATAGACGGCGAAGCCACTACGAGATTCATGACTCCTTGCAAGATAGCACCCAGCGATTTCTCAATATTATGCAACGGGATAGTTATATTCCCCCGCATACACATACATCCCCAGGGGCGTGGGAACTTTTTACGCTCTGTCGGGGTGCTGCAGAGGTGCTCCTTTTTTTCGATGAAACCAGTACAATATCTCAACGCATATCGCTTCGCTCCCAAAGGATGCCCTATTTTTGTGAAATACCAGCGGGAATTGCCCACTCCGTATACGCCCAAGAAGATGATACGATTCTTTTAGAGATAAAACCAGGACCATACACTCCTAAGACGCGCGCAGACCAATGTGCGTGGGCTCCATCAGAAGAGTCTCCCCAGGCAAAAAAGTTTCTGCAGTGGCTCAAGACTGCCACAATTGGAGATTCGTATTAA
- a CDS encoding FxsA family protein, producing MLLRLLLLFILIPLFELYALLTLGAHFGALPTLAIILGTGVIGAFLARIQGLSLLGEIQGDLQAGRVPAVKMIDGLILFCAGVILLIPGLFTDILGLLLLTPMGRKGLRAYLKGVFMHHRGHPKGTFYTILSDEHERHIP from the coding sequence ATGTTACTTCGTCTCTTACTGTTATTTATACTTATACCGCTTTTTGAACTCTATGCCTTATTAACCCTGGGAGCCCACTTTGGGGCTCTCCCAACCCTTGCGATAATCCTGGGAACAGGTGTCATTGGTGCATTTCTGGCACGCATACAAGGGCTGTCTCTTTTGGGAGAAATACAAGGGGATCTACAGGCAGGCCGAGTTCCTGCGGTAAAGATGATTGATGGACTGATTCTTTTCTGCGCCGGTGTTATTCTACTTATCCCAGGGCTCTTCACAGATATTCTGGGACTGCTGCTCTTAACCCCCATGGGAAGAAAGGGGCTTCGAGCCTATCTCAAGGGAGTATTTATGCACCATCGTGGGCATCCCAAGGGAACTTTTTATACCATTCTTTCCGATGAGCATGAACGACATATTCCCTAA